gagctagcacgctaaaatCAGCAGTGTAGCCATAACGCCACAAGCAGTGGCATAGGCCAGCTGATTGTGTATTTAGCATCTCGGGTGGTACTGTACTCAgcatggctagcccatgccactgcttctgctgATCAATCTAGCAGaagtatgtctacctgagctggaaattacatctccagccccagtgtagacaaaccctctaAGAGAAGGCACTATGGAGAAATAGCCATATCTCCATTGTTAAGATTGCAACTGAGGTTCCATTATAATCTTCATTTTCCCCCGTTCTCTATATTAGGATGAGGAAAAGTTTGTCAGCTGAAAAAATGGATGATGACTGTTAGAATTTTCCCCACACATTTCAGGATGTTTCATGGAACAGGTTTGAAGGTGCAACTGGATAAAAATTTCCTCTCTTTTGAACATGAAGGAGAAAaactaatattttgttttttcccttgctCAATTCAAAATATAATAATTTGTATGCATTAGAAAAGTGACATTTCAGGGTATGATAAAGAAATTATCTTTGCTGCCTACAATTCCTCAGTCCCATCTCGCACACTATCAGCCTGGCCTGTTGATGAAAGGTCTTTGAGGTTAACTTACTCTCAAGTTCTGAAATCGGAGTCTCACGTTTCGAAGGCGGTTCCGGGCTTCTGCAGCCTTGAGCAGCCCAATGACCCTGGCCTGCTTCTTTTGCTCTGCGTCTCTTTCACGCATGGAGTGCTCGTGTGAAATTTTATCCATCATAAGAATGTCTGAAGCCAGCATGGATTTCACTGGTTCCTCAGTGGGCTCAGCAAATGCCAGATACCTCTCTCTTTGCTGTGGAGACACTGCATTTACATCAAGTGAAAGTAAACTCTTCCGGGATTTAGGAATAATTGTCCCTTTGCGCGTAGCTGTTTCTCTTGCAGTCATCTTTATTCTAGGTTAAGactgaaaaagaagaaaacaatccAGAGTTGTAACAATGCGAGGTCAGGAGTACTTGGTGCTTTGGGAAATCCTACACTCTTCAAGTGCTGAAAGCCCCATCTGGCTTAGGAAGTGTCAGGCTGAGGGCAGGATTCACACTCAGGTTTCTTAGTTGGTGCTGTATAATGGTACCAGTAGGTTACTTAGTGTGGTCCAGTAAATAGTGCACTGGACTatgactcaggagatctaggtgcTATTCCTGGTTCTGTGGCTCACCTACTCTTTGACCCTGGGTAAGTTAACTTTGCTTCTCTTTCACCTTATGTCTGTCTTCTCTACTAGGATTGCAAGGTCcttgggagcagggactgtctcttattgtgTGTCTGTGTAGTACCTAGCACCATCGGGCG
This DNA window, taken from Emys orbicularis isolate rEmyOrb1 chromosome 12, rEmyOrb1.hap1, whole genome shotgun sequence, encodes the following:
- the LKAAEAR1 gene encoding protein LKAAEAR1, with the translated sequence MTARETATRKGTIIPKSRKSLLSLDVNAVSPQQRERYLAFAEPTEEPVKSMLASDILMMDKISHEHSMRERDAEQKKQARVIGLLKAAEARNRLRNVRLRFQNLRAQEINHLISCQKTARGAVRLEVFLPPRKNIQKLADNLDRVQRSRVEAILEDENGEIFIRRT